The window GGAACTCGAAAAGATCTACCGCGTAATCGGGCGGGAGATACCGGGGGCACCTCATGAAACGCTGCTTGTTCTCGATGCAGGGACGGGGCAGAACGCGATTAGCCAGGCAGAACTCTTTACACAGGCGGCTTCTGTTTCCGGTGTTGTTCTTACAAAATTGGACGGAACGGCAAAGGGCGGCGTAACCATTGGCATCAAGTCCCAGCTCTCCATTCCAATCAAATGGATTGGGGTAGGGGAGGGGATGGATGATCTTCGTCCTTTCCAAGCGGAGGACTTTGTGCGCGCTCTGTTTGTAAAACGTGTCGACGAAACACAGGAATAATGACTTGTATATGTTTGATGAAAGGGGATCCGCCATGTATGAGGATCTTGTAGAAGTGAAATGCAGCAGTGAGAATATCTTTGACGGGACGCTGCTTCATGTACGCAGAGATATGGTGCGTCTGCCGAACGGGAAGGAATCTGTGCGCGAGTGGATTCACCATCCGGGGGCAGCTGCTGTACTGCCTGTTCTGCCCAATGGAAATGTGATCTTGGTGCGCCAGTTTCGCTATCCTATTGGAAAGGTAACTCTTGAAGTTCCGGCAGGAAAACTCGACTTGGAGGGAGAAGATCCTCTGGACTGTGCACGTCGTGAGTTGTCCGAGGAGACCGGCTATACGGCACAGACCTATGATAAACTGACGATGATTGCGACGACGGTCGGATTTTCCAACGAATACATTCATCTGTATCTCGCACGGGATCTCTCGGTCGGTATGCAGCATACCGATGAGGATGAGTTTGTCAACGTTGTGCAAATGCCGTTTTCCGATGCGCTAGCGATGATAAAGACGGGAGAGATCATCGACTCGAAGACCATCATCTCACTCATGATGGCGGAAGAACGCCTACGTGGCTGACAATTGGGAGAAATGTATGTTCGGATTTGACTTTGAGGAGATGCTGCTCGGAATCCCCGGGCTTATCATTGCCATGACCTTTCACGAGTATGCACACGCACGTGCTGCCGTAGCGCTCGGGGATTTTACACCGCGCCTCATGGGGCGGCTGACGCTTGACCCCCGCGCACACCTTGACCCGATTGGTCTCGTTATGCTCTTTCTTGTACGATTTGGATGGGCGAAACCTGTGATTGTCAATCCACGTAATTTTCGCCAACCCAAACGAGATGACATCCTCGTGTCCATTGCCGGACCTGCGATGAATCTCCTCCTTGGGTTCATTGCATTCTACATGATATTGTTGATTCGTTCGCACAATGTTGATGTTTCTCCCATTACCTATGGGATTATTCAGATGATCTTTGTCTACAATGTCAATTTTGCGATCTTCAACATACTTCCCATCCCACCACTTGATGGATCGCACATTCTTAGAAATCTTCTTCCACCCGATCTTGCCTATCGCTACCAGTCCATTGAGCGTTACAGTTTGCTCATTATGATTGTATTTATTGCAACACCGTTATTGAGCGTTGTCCTTATGCCGCTCTTTCAGTTGGTGTACAATGTCTACAAGGTTCTTGGCAGCATCCTCCTGTTTTAGGACACACTATGGCGACAGACTATCTTGTAAAATTGGATGCGTTTGAGGGACCGATGGATCTTCTCATGCATCTGATCGAAAAGAATAAAATTGATCTTTATGATATTCCAATTGCCAATCTGACACGGCAGTATCTCGACTACATCGATACGCTGTACAAATTCGATATCGAATATGCGAGCGAGTTTTTGGTAATGGCGGCGACACTCTTGCGGATCAAGTCGCGTATGCTTCTGCCAAAGATCCATGCGGAAGAGGAGACGGACGAAGATCCGCGCATGGAGCTTGTGGAGCGACTGCTTGAATACAGACGTTTCAAAGAGGTGTCAACCATTCTCTTCTCGCTGAACGATGCGCAGAGCCCCTATGTGGAGCGTGCCCCGATGCCGCTTCCGACACATCGCCTACCCATGGCGGGGCTTTCAGCTGAGGCTCTTATGCGGATTTTTTTGGATGTACAGCGCATTCATGAGAATCCTTTGATCCCGGCAATCGTCGTGTCCGCTGAAGAATACCGTGTGCAGGACAAGATGACGGATATTCTCGCATTGCTGCGCAGCAGGAACGGCAGGATCAAGTTGAGTGATGCCTTTCCTACGGGGGCGCGTGAAGAACTGTTGTCTGCATTCTTGGCAATTTTGGAGCTTGCCAAGATGCAGTTGGTCTATCTGTCGCAGGAACATCTTTACTATGAAATTGTGATTTCGGAAAAGGAGGGAAACCGTGCAGCCTCTTAGTCGGGCAGGTATTTTGGAAGCGGTGCTGTTTGCTGCCGGTACACCTCTCTCCGTACCCAAGATTTCTGAGATTATCGAGATTCCCGAATGGGAAGTGCAGGAAACGCTGACACAGCTGGAACAAATTCTGTCGAAGAGGGAAAGCGGTATATTTTTGCGCAGATCCGCAGGGGGCTATCAGCTTGTAACGCATCCGAATGCGTTTCCGTGGGTGAAAAAACTATCGGAAACCGTGCAGCCGACGCTGTCCTCCTCGGCGATGGAGACGCTTTCCATTATTGCCTACAAGCAGCCGATTACAAAACAGGAAGTGGAGCACATTCGTGGCGTTCGTGCGGAACGCTCGATCGGACGCCTGCTTGAACTTGAGCTGATCTGTGAAATGGGGCGCAAGCAGGTGGTCGGTCGACCAATTCTCTATGGGACAACGGATCTGTTTCTACGCGCATTTGGATTGGAGCAGCTGTCGGATCTTCCTGCGCTGCCAAATTTGGATGATGTGAAGGATACACTGGACGATGATCAACTGCGTCTTTTCGAGGAGATGCATGCCGCGACAGACACGATAGATCATAATGAGGCGCATAACGATGTCGAAGTGTGAGATCAGCAGAACTCTGTATATGTACATACTGCAAAGGATTGAATTGATTGGTTGAATTACTCGCTCCTGCGGGAACAACGGAAGCGTTTCTCGCTGCTGTCGAAAACGGTGCGAACGCCGTCTATCTGGCGGGAAAAATGTTCGGTGCACGAGCCTACGCCTCCAACTTCGATGAAGATGCGATGGCGGAGGTCATTCGTCATGCGCATCTGAAAAATGTGCAGGTTCATGTTGCGGTCAATACGATTGTTGACAGCGAAGAACTTCCGCAATTAAAAGAATACCTTTCCTTTCTCTACGATGCAGGAGCAGATGCAATTCTTTTGCAGGATCTCGGTGCTGTCCGTCTGGCAAAGGAGATCGTGCCGCAAATGCCGCTTCATGCAAGCACGCAAATGACGGTACATAATATTGCCGGAGTTCAGGCGTTGGAAGAACTTGGATTCTCACGTGTTGTACTGGCTCGTGAACTCTCCATTGCGGAGATTCGGGATATTTGCAAAAAAAGCCGCATCGAGATTGAGACCTTTGTGCACGGTGCTCTCTGCGTGTGTTACTCCGGACAGTGCCTGATGAGCAGCATGATCGGCGGCCGCAGCGGAAATCGTGGGCGCTGTGCACAGCCCTGCCGTCTGCCCTATACGTTGGTTGATGCAAAGGGAAGTGACGTGCTCGGTGAATCCGCCGGCAACTTCCTTCTCTCCCCGCGCGATCTGAATGCAGTCGAACTCATTCCGCAGCTGCTTGATGCGGGCGTTGATTCCCTCAAAATCGAAGGGCGCATGAAGCGTCCGGAATATGTTGCGACGATTGTGCATACCTATCGCAAGGCGATCGACCACCACCTCAACCCTAAAAGGGATGCTGTCGATGATACGGATCGCGATCATCTGGCGCAGGTGTTCAATCGTGATTTTACAACGGCATATATGGAAAAGCGACAGGGTCGGTATATGATGAGTGACCGCCGTCCGAACAATCGCGGACTTCTGATTGGACGCGTCACGGCATATGACCACGCTGCGCAGATGGTTTCCGTGAAGCTTACCAGACCACTCGCCGTACACGATCAGGTAGATTTCTGGGTCAAGGTTGGTGGGCGTGTCAGTGCCGAGATCGAGCGCCTGTATGATCGTCGTGGAAAAGAATGTGCGGAGGCGTTTGCAGGGGATACGGTCTCCTTTGCCTTGCGCGGCAAAGTTCATGTCCATGATCGCGTATTCAAGGTCTATGATGCAAAACTCATGAATGCGGCAAGACACTCCTATGATGCCGACTCCTGTGATCGTATCCCGCTTCGTGCCGTTCTCCGTGCGCGACTTGGAGAAAAATTGCGTCTCTCCCTTACGGACGATGAGGGGAACACAGCGACGGCAGAAAGCGACTACATCGTTGTTTCGGCGAACAATCGGCCGCTCACGCTTGAGACCGCTAAAAAGCAGATGGAGCGTCTTGGTACGACATTATTTTCTCTTGCAGATCTTTCCTGTGATATGGATGACGCCGTGATGGTGCCGGTCAGTGCGCTGAATAATCTGCGCCGCTCTGCCATATCCACCTTGGAAAAACTGCGTACACAACACTTTGAAAAAAAACGAATCGCAACCGTGCATTTTGCACAAGAGAACGCAAAGGATACACCTGTACGTTCCTTGAATGTTGCCGCGCCACAGCCGGCAGCATTGATGGTTGCCGTTGATGATATGGAGACGATGAAGACTGCTGTTGCTGCCGGTGCAGACGGTATTCTCTACGGCGGCGATTCGTTTCGTGGAATGACACTCCAACCGAGGGATTATGCGGCGGCTTGGGATTATGCGAAGGAGTGCGGAATCCGCATCGACTACAACACACCGCGCATTGTACGAGGGGACGAACAGGCGGCTCTGATCCGCCTGTTTGAGAGCTTTGGAGAGAACTTGCCCGCAGCCCTGCACGTCCATCATATTGGAACGGCATATCTTGCGCGGGATCGTGTGCCCGTGACACTCCATGCGGATTATTCGATGATCTCCTATAATCCGTCTGCACTTCGGTTTCTGTATGCGCATGAATTCGGCGAGGCAACGCTGTCACCGGAACTCAACGGCAGACAGATGGAACGTCTTGTCAAGGATAGTCCCATTCCGCTCACCGTGGTTGTGAGCGGGCGTCTCCCGCTCATGATTTCGGAGTACTGTGTCTTGGGCAGCTTCCTCGGGGGGCTTGATACGGGAAAATGCTCCATGCCATGCCGCAGACAGGAATTTTTCCTCCGTGACCGCAAGAATGTGGATTTTCCTGTGATGACAGATCAGTTCTGTCGTATGCATATACTCAACAGCAAAAAGCTGTCCCTGCTGCCCTATGTGCATCAGATTCGGCGCATGGGGGTCGCAACCCTGCGGATCGAGGGACGCGGTCTTTCCAGAGGCGAATTGCAAAACAGTGTGCGACTGTATCGGGATGCACTCGGGCGCAAAGCCCCGCGCAGCGAGGAAGATGAGGAATATCTGCGTATGCAGGAGGGCAAAGACATTACGCGCGGGCATTATTTCCGTGGGATTTTATAAGAGGTACACATGGATACTGAGTCATTTAAGGTTTTGGAATACGGGAAAATCACAAATTGGCTTGCTTCGTTTGCCTTCACCATGTGCGGCAAGGAACTTTGTCGCAGCGTCATACCAAGTGGGGATTATGACGAGGTTGTGCATCTCCATCAGGAGACAGCGGAAGCGGTGCAGGTTCAACAGCTCCAGTCGCCACCGTTCGGCGGAATCTACGATCTGCGTACGCTTTTAAAAAAAGCGTCGATGGGGTCTATCCTTGAAATCGATGAACTGCGCACGGTCATGAGCACCATGGGGGGAATGCGAAATGTAAAGTATTTCTTTCGCGATCTCACACTGGATGTGCCAATCCTCAAAGAACAAGCAAAGCCGATTGAAATTCTCGGGATGGTAGAGCGCCATCTGAAGGACACCATCGACGAGCATGGAAATTTTCGTGATGATGCGAGCCCCGAACTGCGCAGGATTACGCGCGAACTGCATACGGCGCAGTCGCGTGTAAAGGATCGTCTGTCCGCAATTCTCCATGACGCGACAAATCAAAAATACTTTCAGGAAGCCATTGTTACCGTACGCGATGAGCGCTATGTCATTCCGGTCAAGCAGGAATACCGCAATTATTTTCCGGGCGTGATCCACGATCAGTCTGCCAGCGGAGCGACACTCTTTGTGGAGCCGCTTGCGACCGTGGAGCTGAACAATACCGTGCGGCAGATGGGGCTTGCACGAGAGCAGGAAATCCAGCGGATTTTGCAGAGGCTTTCGACTGAGATTGCACAGAATGCAGACATCCTTTTGGAAAACGGCACGATTCTCTCGGAGATGGATCTTATCTTTGCCCGTGCGGGGCTTGCGCGTGAAATGCAGGCGTATCCGCCCACATTGAATCAAAGCGGTGTTGTTCATCTGAAGAGGGCACGACATCCGCTGCTCCCGAAGGACAAGGTTGTACCGATTGACATTGAGCTTGGGCAGAACTTTTCCATTCTGCTGATTACAGGACCGAATACGGGCGGTAAAACTGTGAGCATGAAAACACTGGGACTTCTCTCTCTGCTCACGCAGTCCGGCTGCTTCCTGCCGACTGCACCCGATTCGGAGATTCCCGTTTATCGCAATATATATGCGGACATTGGAGACGAGCAGAGCATCGAGCAAAGTCTTTCCACATTTTCGGCGCATACGAGGAACATCGTCCGTATCATCGACAAGGCGGAGCAGGGCGACCTCGTCCTGCTGGACGAGGTCGGGGCGGGAACGGATCCGGATGAGGGGGCTGCTCTGGCGCGCAGCATCATTGCACATTTTTTGCAGCAGGGCATTGCTGTGGTTGCCACAACCCATTATGCCGTATTAAAAACCTATGCCTATGCAGAGACGGGGATTGAAAATGCTTCTGTCGAGTTCGATCTCAAGACACTGCGCCCGACCTATCGGCTTCTGATCGGGATTCCCGGGGCGAGCAACGCTTTTTCCATCAGCCGTCAGCTCGGTTTGCCGCAGGATATTGTCGCGCGTGCAGAACTCTATATCAGCGAGGAGCATACACAGTTCGAGAATGTTGTCAATGAACTTGAACAGGAAAAGAAAAACTACGAGATAAAAAATCGCGAACTGCGCAACAAAGAGGCAGAGATAAAATCCGTGGAGGCTCGTCTGCACGCTGAACGCGAAATACTTTCCAATACGCGACAGGAACTCCTGCACAAGGCACGCGAAGAGGCGAACAACATCGTTCGTGAGGCACGGCGCAACGCGGAAGAAACGATCAAATCCCTCAAAGAGCAGTTTGATGATCATGGAGTGAAAGAACGCCGTAAGGCGATACAGGAGGCAAGAAACCGACTGGACGAGGCGTATGTCCCCGGGCATATGCAAAGGGATGTGCCTCATGGAAAAACAATCCGTCCCGGCGATGTTCAGAACGGTGATATTGTTTATATTAAAAGTCTTGCACAGGAAGGGATCGTACTTTCTGTGCAAGGACAAGAACTCACCGTCCAGGTAGGCGGACTGCGCAGCATTGTCAAGATGAGTGCGTGCACATTTGTCACGCGAAAAAAACCAAAGAAGAATACTAAGGTGCATGTCGGAACGTCAATTGCGCAGAAAGCGTCAGAGATTCGACCGGAAATCGACGTGCGCGGCATGACCGTATTTGAAGCGGAGGCTGCTCTTGAGAAATTCATCGACGATGCTGTGTATACAGGTCTGTCAAAGATCCTCGTGATCCATGGAAAGGGGACGGGAGCTCTGCGAAAGGGGCTGCAGGACTACCTAAAGCAGCATCGGTCTGTTCTGACCTTTTCGTTTGCAGATATTTCCGAGGGAGGAACAGGTGCAACTGTTGTGGAATTGAAGTAAAGGTATCACTAATTCATTCAGCACCATCATATCTGTGCACCTTTTTGCCCATACATCGTCGGAAAATCCTCCCTGGAACACTGCTCTGTGTCTGATTTTCCACTGCATTCGGACAAAAATTCTGCGTCAAGCTGACGAATCATATTTTATCCGTGATTCCTACACAGACAAAATAGCCTTTTTCATAAAATATCCTTACAAAATTCTCAGTTTGTGATAAAATAAAGAAATTGGATGTAGCTAAGCACTGTGGAGGAAATCTGGACAGGAAGGTATCTATGCAGAAAAGCGAAAAGAAAGCGACAAAGAAGTCAAAAAGAGGCTCCGTTCTCGGAAAAGCAATTCTAGCCATAGGGCTGATACTGTTTGTCATGATTATCGGTGTCGGCTGCGGCTTTCTCACGGCAAGTTTGAATACCAGGCCGAATCTGGCAGAGGATATTGTACCACCTGCGTCGTCGCAGATTTATGACATCAACGGAAATGAGATCGCCAATATTCACGCCGCCGAAAATCGAAGGCCTGTCAGCATCCATGAGATTCCGAAAAATCTTCAGAACGCTTTTGTCGCAGTCGAGGACAACCGCTTCTATGAGCATATAGGCATTGACCCGCGCGGAATCATGCGTGCCATTTGGGCGAACATCCAGGGGCGTGAACTCACAGAGGGTGGATCCACCATCACGCAGCAGCTCGCAAAGAATGCATATCTGACACAGGATCGGACGTTCAAGCGCAAGGTTCAGGAGGTGTTTCTTGCACTACAACTCGAACGCCAGTATACGAAGCAGGAAATCCTCGAACTCTACATGAATCAGATCTATTTCGGACAGGGGGCATATGGCGTTCAAGCTGCGGCACGCACCTATTTTGGTAAGGATGTCAAGGATCTGTCACTGAACGAATGTGCCATGTTGGCGGGTATTCCAAAGAGTCCGAATTACTATTCTCCACTCAATGACATGGAAGCAGCGACCGAGCGAAAAGCTGTTGTCCTCGACCAGATGGCAAAATACGGCTATATTAGTCCTGGTGAGGCGAATGCTGCGAAAAAAGAACCACTCACTATTATAAAGAATACCGGTGATGGGGTCAAAGGTCCGTCCTATTTCGTTGACTATGTGCTGCAGCAACTTGCAGAAAAATACGGAGATGATGCCATTTATAAGGATGGTTTGAAGATCTACACAACCATCGATATGAACTTACAGGCAGCGGCAGAGAATGCTATGCAGAATCTCCCTACATATTTTACCGATGCAAACGGTATTGTACAGCCGCAGGGGGCACTGGTTGCCATCGACCCCCATACGGGATATATCAAAGCCATGGTTGGCGGTCGTGGAACAGACCAGTTCAATCGTGCCACACAGGCAGTACGGCAGCCGGGCTCGGCATTTAAACCATTCGTGTTCGTTGCGGCACTTGAGAATAAATATACGGCAGATTCCATCATTGACGATAAACCTCTAAAGATCGGTGGGTGGGAACCCCAGAATTATAGTCGCAATTTCTCCGGAAAGGTGCGTTTGCGCGATGTCGTACGTTGGTCATTAAATGTGCCAACGGTTCGAATTGCACAGGATATTGGCATTGATAAGGCGATTTACTATGCTCAGGAGATGGGGATATCAACCTTTGTCCTTGACGGTGCAACGAACGACCGCAATCTCGCGGTCGCACTTGGCGGTATGACGCGTGGTGTCACGCCGCTCGAACTCACAAGCGCATACGGTACATTTGCGAACCGCGGCATCCATGTCGAGCCGGTAGCCGTCATCCGCGTTGTCTCGCGCACGGGCAAGGTGCTTGAGGAAGTGCAGCGAAAGGAGAAAAGTGTCATTTCTTCAGCAAATGCCGCTACCATGACCGCGATGATGGAAGACGTTATTCAACGCGGTACAGGAACACGTGCCAACATCGGTCGTCCTGCCGCAGGAAAAACAGGAACAACAAGCGACTATCATGATGCATGGTTTGTCGGATATACCCCGGATCTGGTCGCAGGAGTTTGGATTGGAAATGACAGCGATGGTGATTTGCATGGAATGGCGGGAGGAACGACTCCCGCCGTTATATGGCAGACCTTTATGCTGAAAGCCCACGCAGGATTGCCCATACGTCATTTTGAGGGGGCGCCCTCCTTTGCCCCCTCATCGGATGATCCTCCCGTTGAAGATCATGAAAAAGAACAAGATCCAAAAAAGAAATCGGATATCCATGGGAAAGAAAATGGGACGAAGGGTGTTGCTGATACAGAAAAGAACAGCACTGCTGCCGCAAATACTGCATCCTCAACGCACACTCCATCGTCTGCAGCAGAAGCTCCTGAGCCTGGTATGGGCGTAGAAAAAGGGAAGAACTAAGAAAGAGGTAATAGATTGAATGCCATTGATATACTGAAGGAACGCGGTTTTCTCGCGCAGTGTACGGATGAGGAAGGTCTGCGCAACCTCTTCGGACAGGAGCAGGTTTCGTTCTATACCGGCTTTGACCCAACAGCGGACAGCCTTCATGCAGGACATCTGA of the Selenomonas dianae genome contains:
- a CDS encoding NUDIX domain-containing protein, which encodes MYEDLVEVKCSSENIFDGTLLHVRRDMVRLPNGKESVREWIHHPGAAAVLPVLPNGNVILVRQFRYPIGKVTLEVPAGKLDLEGEDPLDCARRELSEETGYTAQTYDKLTMIATTVGFSNEYIHLYLARDLSVGMQHTDEDEFVNVVQMPFSDALAMIKTGEIIDSKTIISLMMAEERLRG
- a CDS encoding site-2 protease family protein; translation: MFGFDFEEMLLGIPGLIIAMTFHEYAHARAAVALGDFTPRLMGRLTLDPRAHLDPIGLVMLFLVRFGWAKPVIVNPRNFRQPKRDDILVSIAGPAMNLLLGFIAFYMILLIRSHNVDVSPITYGIIQMIFVYNVNFAIFNILPIPPLDGSHILRNLLPPDLAYRYQSIERYSLLIMIVFIATPLLSVVLMPLFQLVYNVYKVLGSILLF
- a CDS encoding segregation and condensation protein A codes for the protein MATDYLVKLDAFEGPMDLLMHLIEKNKIDLYDIPIANLTRQYLDYIDTLYKFDIEYASEFLVMAATLLRIKSRMLLPKIHAEEETDEDPRMELVERLLEYRRFKEVSTILFSLNDAQSPYVERAPMPLPTHRLPMAGLSAEALMRIFLDVQRIHENPLIPAIVVSAEEYRVQDKMTDILALLRSRNGRIKLSDAFPTGAREELLSAFLAILELAKMQLVYLSQEHLYYEIVISEKEGNRAAS
- the scpB gene encoding SMC-Scp complex subunit ScpB, yielding MQPLSRAGILEAVLFAAGTPLSVPKISEIIEIPEWEVQETLTQLEQILSKRESGIFLRRSAGGYQLVTHPNAFPWVKKLSETVQPTLSSSAMETLSIIAYKQPITKQEVEHIRGVRAERSIGRLLELELICEMGRKQVVGRPILYGTTDLFLRAFGLEQLSDLPALPNLDDVKDTLDDDQLRLFEEMHAATDTIDHNEAHNDVEV
- a CDS encoding U32 family peptidase; translated protein: MVELLAPAGTTEAFLAAVENGANAVYLAGKMFGARAYASNFDEDAMAEVIRHAHLKNVQVHVAVNTIVDSEELPQLKEYLSFLYDAGADAILLQDLGAVRLAKEIVPQMPLHASTQMTVHNIAGVQALEELGFSRVVLARELSIAEIRDICKKSRIEIETFVHGALCVCYSGQCLMSSMIGGRSGNRGRCAQPCRLPYTLVDAKGSDVLGESAGNFLLSPRDLNAVELIPQLLDAGVDSLKIEGRMKRPEYVATIVHTYRKAIDHHLNPKRDAVDDTDRDHLAQVFNRDFTTAYMEKRQGRYMMSDRRPNNRGLLIGRVTAYDHAAQMVSVKLTRPLAVHDQVDFWVKVGGRVSAEIERLYDRRGKECAEAFAGDTVSFALRGKVHVHDRVFKVYDAKLMNAARHSYDADSCDRIPLRAVLRARLGEKLRLSLTDDEGNTATAESDYIVVSANNRPLTLETAKKQMERLGTTLFSLADLSCDMDDAVMVPVSALNNLRRSAISTLEKLRTQHFEKKRIATVHFAQENAKDTPVRSLNVAAPQPAALMVAVDDMETMKTAVAAGADGILYGGDSFRGMTLQPRDYAAAWDYAKECGIRIDYNTPRIVRGDEQAALIRLFESFGENLPAALHVHHIGTAYLARDRVPVTLHADYSMISYNPSALRFLYAHEFGEATLSPELNGRQMERLVKDSPIPLTVVVSGRLPLMISEYCVLGSFLGGLDTGKCSMPCRRQEFFLRDRKNVDFPVMTDQFCRMHILNSKKLSLLPYVHQIRRMGVATLRIEGRGLSRGELQNSVRLYRDALGRKAPRSEEDEEYLRMQEGKDITRGHYFRGIL
- a CDS encoding endonuclease MutS2, translating into MDTESFKVLEYGKITNWLASFAFTMCGKELCRSVIPSGDYDEVVHLHQETAEAVQVQQLQSPPFGGIYDLRTLLKKASMGSILEIDELRTVMSTMGGMRNVKYFFRDLTLDVPILKEQAKPIEILGMVERHLKDTIDEHGNFRDDASPELRRITRELHTAQSRVKDRLSAILHDATNQKYFQEAIVTVRDERYVIPVKQEYRNYFPGVIHDQSASGATLFVEPLATVELNNTVRQMGLAREQEIQRILQRLSTEIAQNADILLENGTILSEMDLIFARAGLAREMQAYPPTLNQSGVVHLKRARHPLLPKDKVVPIDIELGQNFSILLITGPNTGGKTVSMKTLGLLSLLTQSGCFLPTAPDSEIPVYRNIYADIGDEQSIEQSLSTFSAHTRNIVRIIDKAEQGDLVLLDEVGAGTDPDEGAALARSIIAHFLQQGIAVVATTHYAVLKTYAYAETGIENASVEFDLKTLRPTYRLLIGIPGASNAFSISRQLGLPQDIVARAELYISEEHTQFENVVNELEQEKKNYEIKNRELRNKEAEIKSVEARLHAEREILSNTRQELLHKAREEANNIVREARRNAEETIKSLKEQFDDHGVKERRKAIQEARNRLDEAYVPGHMQRDVPHGKTIRPGDVQNGDIVYIKSLAQEGIVLSVQGQELTVQVGGLRSIVKMSACTFVTRKKPKKNTKVHVGTSIAQKASEIRPEIDVRGMTVFEAEAALEKFIDDAVYTGLSKILVIHGKGTGALRKGLQDYLKQHRSVLTFSFADISEGGTGATVVELK
- a CDS encoding transglycosylase domain-containing protein, with product MQKSEKKATKKSKRGSVLGKAILAIGLILFVMIIGVGCGFLTASLNTRPNLAEDIVPPASSQIYDINGNEIANIHAAENRRPVSIHEIPKNLQNAFVAVEDNRFYEHIGIDPRGIMRAIWANIQGRELTEGGSTITQQLAKNAYLTQDRTFKRKVQEVFLALQLERQYTKQEILELYMNQIYFGQGAYGVQAAARTYFGKDVKDLSLNECAMLAGIPKSPNYYSPLNDMEAATERKAVVLDQMAKYGYISPGEANAAKKEPLTIIKNTGDGVKGPSYFVDYVLQQLAEKYGDDAIYKDGLKIYTTIDMNLQAAAENAMQNLPTYFTDANGIVQPQGALVAIDPHTGYIKAMVGGRGTDQFNRATQAVRQPGSAFKPFVFVAALENKYTADSIIDDKPLKIGGWEPQNYSRNFSGKVRLRDVVRWSLNVPTVRIAQDIGIDKAIYYAQEMGISTFVLDGATNDRNLAVALGGMTRGVTPLELTSAYGTFANRGIHVEPVAVIRVVSRTGKVLEEVQRKEKSVISSANAATMTAMMEDVIQRGTGTRANIGRPAAGKTGTTSDYHDAWFVGYTPDLVAGVWIGNDSDGDLHGMAGGTTPAVIWQTFMLKAHAGLPIRHFEGAPSFAPSSDDPPVEDHEKEQDPKKKSDIHGKENGTKGVADTEKNSTAAANTASSTHTPSSAAEAPEPGMGVEKGKN